Proteins encoded within one genomic window of Tamandua tetradactyla isolate mTamTet1 chromosome 11, mTamTet1.pri, whole genome shotgun sequence:
- the GPR61 gene encoding G-protein coupled receptor 61 — protein MESSPIPQSSGNSSILGRAPQTPGPSTASGVPEVGLRDVASESVALFFMLLLDLTAVAGNAAVMAVIAKTPALRKFVFVFHLCLVDLLAALTLMPLAMLSSSTLFDHALFGEVTCRLYLFLSVCFVSLAILSVSAINVERYYYVVHPMRYEVRMTLGLVASVLVGVWVKALAMASVPVLGRVSREEGAPGDPPGCSLQWSHSAYCQLFVVVFAVLYFLLPLLLMLVVYCSMFRVARVAAMQHGPLPTWMETPRQRSESLSSRSTMVTSSGAPQTTPHRTFGGGKAAVVLLAVGGQFLLCWLPYFSFHLYVALSAQPTSAGQVESIVTWIGYFCFTSNPFFYGCLNRQIRGELSKQFVCFFKPAPEEELRLPSREGSIEENFLQFLQGTGCPTESWVPRPLPSPKQEPPAVDFRIPGQIAEETSEFLEQQLTSDIIMSDSYLHPAPSPRQES, from the coding sequence ATGGAGTCCTCACCCATCCCTCAGTCATCAGGGAACTCTTCCATTTTGGGCAGGGCCCCTCAAACCCCAGGCCCCTCTACTGCCAGCGGGGTCCCGGAGGTGGGGCTGCGGGACGTGGCTTCGGAGTCTGTGGCCCTCTTCTTCATGCTCCTGCTGGACCTGACCGCCGTGGCTGGCAACGCTGCCGTGATGGCTGTCATCGCCAAGACGCCTGCCCTCCGGAAATTCGTCTTCGTCTTTCACCTCTGCCTGGTGGACCTGCTGGCCGCCCTGACACTCATGCCCCTGGCCATGCTCTCCAGCTCCACCCTCTTTGACCACGCCCTCTTCGGGGAGGTCACCTGCCGCCTCTACCTGTTCCTGAGCGTGTGCTTTGTCAGCCTGGCCATCCTCTCTGTGTCGGCCATCAACGTGGAGCGCTACTATTACGTGGTCCACCCCATGCGCTACGAGGTGCGCATGACGCTGGGGCTGGTGGCCTCCGTGCTGGTGGGTGTGTGGGTGAAGGCCTTAGCCATGGCGTCCGTGCCTGTGTTGGGAAGGGTCTCCCGAGAGGAAGGAGCTCCCGGCGACCCCCCAGGCTGCTCGCTCCAATGGAGCCACAGTGCCTACTGCCAGCTTTTCGTGGTGGTCTTCGCTGTCCTTTACTTCTTGCTGCCCCTGCTCCTCATGCTTGTGGTCTACTGCAGCATGTTCCGGGTGGCTCGCGTGGCTGCCATGCAGCATGGGCCCCTGCCCACGTGGATGGAGACGCCCCGGCAACGCTCGGAATCGCTCAGCAGCCGCTCCACCATGGTCACCAGTTCTGGGGCCCCCCAGACCACCCCACACCGGACGTTTGGGGGCGGGAAGGCAGCAGTGGTCCTCCTAGCCGTGGGGGGACAGTTCCTGCTCTGCTGGTTGCCCTATTTCTCTTTCCACCTCTATGTCGCCCTGAGTGCTCAGCCCACTTCAGCTGGGCAGGTAGAGAGTATAGTGACCTGGATTGGCTACTTCTGCTTCACTTCCAACCCTTTCTTCTATGGATGTCTCAACCGGCAGATCCGCGGGGAGCTCAGCAAGCAGTTTGTCTGCTTCTTCAAGCCAGCTCCAGAGGAGGAACTGAGACTGCCTAGCCGGGAAGGCTCGATTGAGGAGAACTTCCTGCAGTTCCTTCAGGGGACTGGCTGTCCCACGGAGTCCTGGGTTCCACGACCACTCCCTAGCCCCAAGCAGGAGCCACCTGCTGTCGACTTTCGAATTCCAGGCCAGATAGCTGAGGAGACCTCTGAGTTCCTGGAACAGCAACTCACTAGCGACATCATCATGTCGGACAGCTACCTCCATCCTGCCCCCTCACCCCGGCAGGAATCATGA